A stretch of the Candidatus Rokuibacteriota bacterium genome encodes the following:
- a CDS encoding enoyl-CoA hydratase, with protein sequence MSDAAPLLMEKDGPIGWLIFNRPEKRNAVGIETWQLMPDYVKDLASDDAIRVVILRGAGDKAFVAGADISQFKDRRRNMEDEAEYRRIGARGREALATLTKPLLAMIHGYCVGGGVAIAIGCDMRIASDDARFGIPAARLGLGYHYSGMEQLMALVGPSFTKEIFFTARTNWSAQDALRMGLINQVVPKAELEAFTREYALTIAKNAPLTIRSAKATVNELSRPAEKRDFAMLERLIADCFNSEDYQEGVRAFSEKRRPQFQGR encoded by the coding sequence ATGAGTGACGCGGCGCCCCTCTTGATGGAGAAGGACGGACCGATCGGCTGGCTCATCTTCAACCGGCCGGAGAAGCGGAATGCCGTGGGCATCGAGACGTGGCAGCTCATGCCGGACTACGTCAAGGACCTGGCCTCCGACGACGCCATCCGCGTGGTCATCCTGCGCGGGGCCGGCGACAAGGCTTTCGTCGCGGGCGCCGATATCTCGCAGTTCAAGGACCGCCGGCGCAACATGGAGGACGAAGCGGAGTACCGCCGCATCGGCGCGCGCGGACGCGAGGCGCTCGCCACGCTGACGAAGCCGCTGCTCGCCATGATCCACGGGTACTGCGTGGGCGGCGGCGTCGCCATCGCCATCGGCTGCGACATGCGCATCGCGTCGGACGACGCGCGCTTCGGCATCCCCGCGGCGCGCCTCGGCCTCGGCTACCACTACAGCGGCATGGAGCAGCTGATGGCCCTCGTCGGCCCGTCGTTCACGAAGGAGATCTTCTTCACCGCCCGCACCAACTGGAGCGCCCAGGACGCGCTCCGCATGGGCCTGATCAACCAGGTCGTGCCCAAGGCGGAGCTGGAGGCCTTCACGCGCGAGTACGCGCTCACGATCGCGAAAAACGCGCCGCTGACGATCCGCTCGGCCAAGGCCACCGTGAACGAGCTCTCGCGGCCGGCGGAGAAGCGCGATTTCGCCATGCTCGAGCGCCTGATCGCCGACTGCTTCAACAGCGAGGACTACCAGGAGGGCGTCCGGGCCTTCTCGGAGAAGCGTCGCCCGCAGTTCCAGGGGCGGTAG
- a CDS encoding UGSC family (seleno)protein, with protein sequence MTIEAAYGIPVVAMHTDKFDRVVRSVAAVNGMPGLRQVFVPQPIMGKTAAQLRAYVDGTDPITGRPVMQEVIEGLTQPFDPKDLGAVEFDRSTPRLVEPGTEAELHRLFLDNNWTDKLPIVLPTEERVAAMLAATRRKPDEVVGRMRSTHFREYWEYTVEKVAVNAVMAGARPEYFPVILALGATGVTARSSSSSAMASMAVVNGPIRDEIGMNAGTGALGPYSHANATIGRAYGLLSQNGQGGSVPGHSYMGNQGNNYAYNSVTFAENEERSPWEPFHVQHGFKPADSAVSVFSGCRSTSFTLGLREKHWRLHVRSMLRGMDPHTPPTLLLDPIAARQFIDRAGFTKKDALIDWLFETATMPAGEYWDSQLIQNYIYPRATFGEEPWASKLKAAPDELIPMFRREDIHVVVVGGETNGYWRIMGCNYQKTVSIDEWR encoded by the coding sequence ATGACGATCGAAGCGGCGTACGGGATCCCCGTCGTCGCCATGCATACCGACAAGTTCGACCGGGTGGTCCGCTCGGTGGCGGCGGTGAACGGGATGCCGGGGCTCCGGCAGGTGTTCGTCCCCCAGCCCATCATGGGCAAGACGGCCGCCCAGCTGCGCGCGTACGTCGACGGCACGGATCCCATCACCGGCCGCCCGGTCATGCAGGAGGTCATCGAAGGACTGACCCAGCCATTCGACCCGAAGGACCTGGGCGCTGTCGAGTTCGACCGCTCGACACCCAGGCTCGTCGAGCCCGGCACGGAGGCGGAGCTCCACCGTCTCTTCCTCGACAACAACTGGACGGACAAGCTGCCGATCGTGCTGCCGACCGAGGAGCGCGTGGCGGCGATGCTGGCCGCGACGCGCCGCAAGCCTGATGAAGTCGTCGGGCGCATGCGCTCGACCCACTTCCGAGAGTACTGGGAATACACAGTAGAGAAGGTCGCCGTGAACGCGGTCATGGCGGGGGCGCGGCCAGAGTACTTCCCGGTGATCCTGGCGCTCGGCGCGACGGGCGTCACCGCGCGGAGCAGCAGCTCGAGCGCCATGGCGTCCATGGCCGTCGTCAACGGACCGATCCGCGACGAGATCGGCATGAACGCGGGCACGGGCGCGCTCGGCCCGTACAGCCACGCCAACGCCACCATCGGAAGAGCCTACGGCCTCCTTTCCCAGAACGGCCAGGGCGGCTCCGTCCCGGGCCACAGCTACATGGGCAACCAGGGCAACAACTACGCCTACAACAGCGTCACCTTCGCCGAGAACGAGGAGCGGAGCCCCTGGGAGCCCTTCCATGTCCAGCACGGCTTCAAGCCGGCGGACAGCGCGGTCAGCGTCTTCAGCGGCTGCCGCTCGACATCCTTCACGCTCGGGCTCCGCGAGAAGCACTGGCGCCTACACGTGCGCAGCATGCTGCGCGGCATGGACCCGCACACGCCGCCGACGCTCCTGCTCGATCCCATCGCCGCGCGCCAGTTCATCGACCGCGCGGGGTTCACGAAGAAGGACGCGCTCATCGACTGGCTCTTCGAGACCGCGACGATGCCGGCCGGCGAGTACTGGGACTCCCAGCTCATCCAGAACTACATCTATCCGCGCGCGACCTTCGGCGAGGAGCCGTGGGCATCGAAGCTCAAGGCCGCGCCCGACGAGCTGATCCCGATGTTCCGTCGAGAAGACATCCATGTCGTAGTCGTCGGGGGTGAGACCAACGGGTACTGGCGCATCATGGGCTGCAACTACCAGAAGACCGTCTCGATCGACGAGTGGCGGTAG
- a CDS encoding DUF411 domain-containing protein — translation MGHLRASGYPVKEENVPDVTPIKRRYGVPKRLEACHTALVEGYVIEGHVPADLIDRLLRERPRAAGLAVPGMPAGSPGMESSGQTSEPYQVLIFDRSGKTAVFATR, via the coding sequence GTGGGTCACCTGCGCGCCAGCGGTTATCCGGTCAAGGAGGAGAACGTCCCCGACGTCACGCCGATCAAGCGGCGCTATGGCGTCCCCAAGCGCCTCGAGGCTTGTCACACCGCTCTCGTCGAGGGCTACGTGATCGAGGGCCACGTGCCGGCCGATCTCATCGACCGCCTGCTGCGGGAGCGCCCGCGCGCGGCGGGCCTCGCCGTGCCCGGCATGCCCGCCGGCTCGCCCGGCATGGAGTCCTCGGGCCAGACGTCCGAGCCCTACCAGGTCCTGATCTTCGACCGCTCCGGCAAGACCGCCGTCTTCGCCACCCGCTAG
- a CDS encoding tetratricopeptide repeat protein: MKQTLLTLAVIALAAGCVTPYGEGQSALQKGRFAEAEGYFSQALAADPGRTDALVGLGIAQYKQGEIDQASDTLQKAVLIRPNEPSVRLYLGLAYLRNQDSLQAEQQLTALRSLNIDPRVAQQIDRALEVIRQGPLSDPVRDFLVGSLETQAQLSRDAQDALLQAQRAQAYYFPYYPYVYPYFAAPFGPCVLVRRGGGWFCM, encoded by the coding sequence GTGAAACAGACGCTGCTCACACTGGCAGTCATCGCTCTCGCGGCGGGCTGCGTGACGCCCTATGGCGAGGGCCAGTCGGCCTTGCAGAAGGGGCGCTTCGCCGAGGCCGAGGGTTACTTCAGCCAAGCCCTGGCCGCCGACCCTGGCCGCACTGACGCGCTGGTGGGGTTGGGCATCGCCCAGTACAAGCAGGGGGAGATCGACCAGGCAAGCGACACGCTCCAGAAGGCCGTCCTGATCCGCCCCAATGAACCGAGCGTGCGCCTCTACCTGGGCTTGGCCTATCTGCGGAATCAGGACTCGCTCCAGGCCGAGCAGCAGCTGACGGCGCTCCGTTCACTCAACATCGACCCGCGCGTCGCACAGCAGATCGACCGCGCGCTCGAGGTGATCAGGCAGGGGCCGCTCAGCGATCCCGTTCGCGACTTTCTCGTCGGCAGCCTCGAGACTCAGGCGCAGCTCAGTCGTGATGCGCAGGACGCGCTCCTTCAGGCCCAGCGGGCTCAGGCCTACTACTTTCCCTACTACCCCTATGTCTATCCCTACTTCGCCGCCCCCTTCGGCCCCTGCGTCCTCGTGAGGCGTGGCGGGGGCTGGTTCTGCATGTGA
- a CDS encoding 2-hydroxyacid dehydrogenase — protein sequence MATKILFAPKQADAIMEIARSLTPPDFELVMAEPGTPEFYEAAPTAEFYLGLARQMGGEFFRSATKMRLVQLISAGYDHVDIEAARKAKVPVANNGGANAIAVAEHTIMLMLAVLKRVVRFHNDVVAGKWRAGNPNESRIYELAGKTLGIVGLGNIGKKVARRAAPFDMAVQYYDIARLTEDQEDAIGARFVLLEELLRTSDVVSLHVPLTDSTRRLLGARELGMMKRSAIVINTCRGPVVDEDALHRALTQGQIAGAGLDVFVEEPPAPSHPLFALPNVTLTPHSAGPTWENWTARFRNGFDNIQRVAAGDKPRWVIPELT from the coding sequence ATGGCGACCAAGATCCTCTTCGCTCCCAAGCAGGCCGACGCGATCATGGAGATCGCGCGGAGCCTGACGCCGCCCGATTTCGAGCTGGTGATGGCGGAACCCGGTACGCCGGAGTTCTACGAAGCGGCCCCGACGGCCGAGTTCTACCTGGGTCTCGCGCGCCAGATGGGCGGCGAGTTCTTCCGTTCGGCGACGAAGATGCGCCTCGTCCAACTCATCAGCGCCGGGTACGACCACGTCGATATCGAAGCGGCCCGGAAAGCGAAGGTGCCCGTGGCGAACAACGGCGGTGCCAACGCCATCGCCGTGGCCGAGCACACGATCATGCTCATGCTGGCCGTCCTGAAGCGGGTCGTCCGCTTCCACAACGACGTGGTCGCGGGGAAGTGGCGCGCGGGCAACCCGAACGAGTCGCGCATCTACGAGCTGGCGGGCAAGACGCTCGGTATCGTGGGCCTCGGCAACATCGGCAAGAAGGTCGCCCGCCGGGCGGCGCCGTTCGACATGGCCGTCCAGTACTACGACATCGCCCGCCTCACCGAGGACCAGGAGGACGCGATAGGGGCCCGCTTCGTGCTCCTGGAGGAGCTCCTGCGCACCTCGGACGTCGTGAGCTTGCACGTGCCGCTCACGGACTCGACGCGCAGGCTCCTGGGAGCGCGCGAGCTCGGGATGATGAAGCGGAGCGCGATTGTCATCAACACCTGCCGCGGGCCCGTGGTGGACGAAGACGCGCTCCACCGGGCGCTCACGCAGGGCCAGATCGCGGGCGCCGGGCTCGACGTGTTCGTCGAGGAGCCTCCCGCGCCGAGCCATCCGCTCTTCGCGCTGCCGAACGTCACGCTCACGCCGCACTCGGCGGGGCCCACCTGGGAGAACTGGACCGCCCGCTTCCGCAACGGCTTCGACAACATCCAGCGCGTCGCCGCCGGCGACAAGCCGCGCTGGGTAATCCCCGAGCTCACCTGA
- a CDS encoding TauD/TfdA family dioxygenase: MTISTGTLQMHRLHPAFGVGIEGVDLRQPLDDGTWAHIWEAFNEHSLLVFHGQPLSDDEQMRFSLRFGPLETTVKTLGKEDRLHPNLVGLANVDEDGKLMDWTDRRMVYQSGNQMWHSDSSFKQVPAQASLLSGRLVPPEGGETEFVSCRVAWEALAPEMQRRLEGKVAVHSFAYSRGLIDPTLLGPDVQQALPPVRQALVRANPLNGRKSVYIGSHASHIEGTPVEERRALLKELLELATRPERVHQHAWRQHDLVIWDNRCLLHRGRPWDAKRHTRVMHRTTVAGEGPTA; encoded by the coding sequence ATGACGATCTCGACGGGCACGCTCCAGATGCACAGGCTCCACCCCGCCTTCGGCGTCGGAATCGAAGGCGTGGATCTCCGCCAGCCGCTCGATGACGGCACATGGGCGCACATCTGGGAGGCCTTCAACGAGCATTCCCTCCTGGTCTTCCACGGCCAGCCGCTGTCGGACGACGAGCAGATGCGCTTCAGCCTGCGCTTCGGCCCGCTCGAGACGACCGTCAAGACGCTGGGCAAGGAAGACCGCCTGCACCCGAACCTCGTCGGGCTGGCCAACGTGGACGAGGACGGCAAGCTCATGGACTGGACGGACCGGCGCATGGTCTACCAGAGCGGCAACCAGATGTGGCACAGCGACTCGTCGTTCAAGCAGGTGCCGGCCCAGGCCTCCCTCCTCTCCGGCCGCCTGGTGCCGCCCGAGGGCGGCGAGACGGAGTTCGTCTCCTGCCGCGTCGCCTGGGAGGCGCTTGCCCCCGAGATGCAACGCCGGCTCGAAGGCAAGGTCGCCGTCCACTCCTTCGCGTACTCGCGCGGGCTGATCGACCCGACGCTGCTCGGCCCCGACGTCCAGCAGGCCCTGCCGCCCGTGCGCCAGGCCCTCGTCCGCGCCAATCCCCTCAACGGAAGGAAGAGCGTCTACATCGGCTCGCACGCCTCGCACATCGAGGGCACGCCCGTCGAGGAGAGGCGCGCGCTCTTGAAGGAGCTGCTCGAGCTGGCCACGCGCCCGGAGCGCGTGCACCAGCACGCGTGGCGCCAGCACGACCTCGTCATCTGGGACAACCGCTGCCTGCTGCACCGCGGCCGTCCCTGGGACGCCAAGCGCCACACGCGCGTCATGCACCGGACCACCGTCGCCGGCGAGGGACCCACCGCATGA
- a CDS encoding nitroreductase family protein, which yields MPLGEALFTQRSMRKLRPDPIPDEDIRLILEAAVKAPNGGNHQTARFLVVTDRQKIREFGELYREAWWAKRKDDHGWTGPQDVPPGEKNYASAMGLADAMKDVPCVVFALTEPTGGANSVIPACQNLMLAAHALGIGSLPTTLHAVVMDRFRALFAIPKELTFHFCIPLGYPAVKYGPSRRKPIEETTSWNLWGGRVPWA from the coding sequence ATGCCTCTCGGCGAAGCCCTGTTCACCCAGCGCTCGATGCGCAAGCTCCGGCCCGACCCGATCCCGGACGAGGACATCCGCCTGATCCTCGAGGCCGCGGTCAAGGCGCCCAATGGTGGCAACCACCAGACCGCGCGCTTTCTCGTGGTCACCGACCGGCAGAAGATCCGCGAGTTCGGCGAGCTCTACCGCGAGGCGTGGTGGGCCAAGCGCAAGGACGACCACGGCTGGACCGGGCCCCAGGACGTCCCGCCGGGGGAGAAGAACTACGCCTCTGCCATGGGGCTCGCCGACGCGATGAAGGACGTCCCCTGCGTCGTCTTCGCGCTTACGGAGCCGACCGGCGGAGCCAACTCGGTCATCCCGGCCTGCCAGAACCTCATGCTGGCGGCCCACGCGCTCGGGATCGGCTCGCTCCCAACAACGCTCCACGCCGTGGTCATGGACCGCTTCCGCGCGCTCTTCGCCATCCCGAAGGAGCTGACCTTCCACTTCTGCATCCCGCTCGGCTATCCGGCCGTCAAGTACGGGCCGAGCCGGCGCAAGCCGATCGAGGAGACCACCTCGTGGAACCTCTGGGGGGGACGCGTGCCGTGGGCGTGA
- a CDS encoding alpha-hydroxy acid oxidase — MPSNLDEQFQTLHEIARAARRNLADGPWDYLVGGTETETTVKRNRTAIDSLAWRPRVLRDVSKVDTSSTFLGRPVRIPVMLAPVGSVESFAPGGGATAGKASGAFGVPHMLSSACNPGLEATAAAADNYRIFQLYVRGDDAFVDDHVKRALDHGYHAFCMTVDSASYSRRERDLDKRFVKPWRVKATGAEYQAALSWDQVKRFKDAHDVPLILKGIATGEDAALACEHGVEVVYVSNHGGRQLDHGRGSLDVLPEVVAAVAGRAAVMVDGGFMRGTDVVKAITLGAQCVGLGRLQCLGLAAAGQAGLERALELLEEEIRICLALLGVTGYGQLDASYLHEARSVTEPGALSAFPLL; from the coding sequence ATGCCCTCGAACCTCGACGAGCAGTTCCAGACGCTCCACGAAATCGCCCGCGCGGCGCGGCGCAACCTGGCCGACGGTCCGTGGGACTATCTGGTCGGCGGCACCGAGACCGAGACCACCGTGAAGCGCAACCGCACGGCGATCGACTCGCTCGCCTGGAGACCCCGGGTGCTGCGCGACGTCTCCAAGGTGGACACCTCGTCCACCTTCCTCGGCAGGCCCGTGCGCATCCCCGTAATGCTGGCGCCGGTGGGGTCGGTCGAGAGCTTCGCGCCCGGCGGCGGCGCGACGGCGGGGAAAGCCTCCGGTGCCTTCGGCGTGCCGCACATGCTCTCGAGCGCCTGCAACCCGGGCCTCGAGGCGACGGCGGCGGCGGCGGACAACTACCGCATCTTCCAGCTCTACGTCCGCGGCGACGACGCCTTCGTGGACGACCACGTCAAGCGCGCGCTGGACCACGGCTACCACGCCTTCTGCATGACCGTGGACTCGGCGTCCTACAGCCGGCGCGAGCGCGACCTCGACAAGCGCTTCGTGAAGCCGTGGCGCGTCAAGGCGACGGGCGCGGAATACCAGGCCGCGCTCTCGTGGGACCAGGTCAAGCGCTTCAAGGACGCGCACGACGTGCCGCTGATCCTGAAGGGCATCGCCACCGGCGAGGACGCGGCGCTGGCCTGCGAGCACGGCGTGGAGGTCGTCTACGTCTCTAACCACGGCGGCCGCCAGCTCGACCACGGCCGGGGCTCGCTCGACGTGCTTCCCGAGGTGGTGGCGGCCGTCGCGGGCCGCGCCGCCGTCATGGTGGACGGCGGATTCATGCGCGGCACCGACGTGGTCAAGGCGATCACGCTCGGCGCGCAGTGCGTGGGGCTCGGCAGGCTCCAGTGCCTGGGCCTGGCGGCCGCGGGGCAGGCTGGGCTCGAGCGCGCGCTCGAGCTCCTCGAGGAGGAGATACGGATCTGCCTGGCGCTCCTCGGCGTGACGGGCTACGGCCAGCTCGACGCCTCGTATCTCCACGAGGCGAGGTCCGTCACCGAGCCCGGCGCGCTCTCCGCCTTCCCCCTGCTTTAA
- a CDS encoding peroxiredoxin family protein — MLRYGYEAPAFSLPSTSGRDISLAEFKGASDVVLLFYCYDWGNIUTPELRDLGEVAGELQAKGAVVLGISGDTPFSHAEYHRRHALPFPLLSDVHRSVIQAYGVWDEERNVAYRSTVVVDRDGRVRWSQSGDRLMTRSGAEILRVLDLIHRLRTAG; from the coding sequence ATGCTGCGCTACGGGTACGAGGCTCCGGCGTTCTCCCTCCCCTCGACGAGCGGCCGCGACATCTCGCTGGCCGAGTTCAAGGGCGCATCCGACGTCGTGCTGTTGTTCTACTGCTACGACTGGGGGAACATCTGAACGCCCGAGCTCCGCGACCTCGGTGAGGTCGCCGGCGAGCTTCAGGCCAAGGGCGCCGTCGTGCTCGGGATCAGCGGGGACACGCCCTTCTCGCACGCGGAGTACCACAGGCGGCACGCGCTGCCGTTTCCGCTCCTGAGCGACGTGCACCGGAGCGTGATCCAGGCGTACGGCGTGTGGGACGAGGAGCGCAACGTCGCCTACCGCTCGACGGTCGTCGTGGACCGCGACGGCCGGGTGCGCTGGTCGCAGTCGGGCGACCGGCTGATGACCCGGAGCGGCGCCGAGATCCTCCGCGTCCTCGACTTGATCCACCGCCTCCGCACGGCGGGCTAG
- a CDS encoding LLM class flavin-dependent oxidoreductase produces the protein MHFGVFIEELRPGVGEADAFRESFETVDAAETLGFDCVWLGEIHFNPARSVLSSPIAMATAIAARTKRIHVGTAVQVLPLNHPLRIAEDTATVDHLSEGRFEFGIGRSGAPRAYDVLGIPYGESQARFREALAIIKEAWKGQPFSYEGKFYRFENATVAPRPYQKPHPPIRMAANTPDTFSLVGELGLALFAGLRDLDIPELVECLQLYRRAWREAGHPGRPSVYLRIPVYAGLTESGALEEPRESITAFFRRQADLMKTSVGRAGAGPADRRAAKAERLGQLPYEEILRTRVAFGTAAQLIERLTELRDELGLDGIVVEPNPAGLIPTEYAARSLSIVARDVMPAFK, from the coding sequence ATGCACTTCGGCGTATTCATCGAGGAGCTGCGGCCCGGAGTCGGCGAGGCCGACGCGTTCCGCGAAAGCTTCGAGACGGTGGACGCCGCCGAGACCCTGGGGTTCGACTGCGTGTGGCTCGGCGAGATCCACTTCAACCCGGCCCGCTCCGTGCTCTCCTCGCCGATCGCGATGGCCACCGCGATCGCCGCCCGCACCAAGCGGATCCACGTCGGGACGGCGGTGCAGGTCCTGCCGCTGAACCATCCGCTCCGCATCGCAGAGGACACCGCCACCGTGGACCACCTCAGCGAGGGACGCTTCGAGTTCGGGATCGGGCGCAGCGGAGCCCCGCGCGCCTACGACGTCCTCGGCATTCCCTACGGCGAGAGCCAGGCCCGCTTCCGCGAAGCGCTCGCGATCATCAAGGAAGCCTGGAAGGGCCAGCCGTTCAGCTACGAGGGCAAGTTCTACCGCTTCGAGAACGCGACCGTCGCGCCGCGCCCGTACCAGAAGCCGCATCCGCCCATCCGCATGGCCGCCAATACTCCCGACACGTTTTCGCTTGTCGGCGAGCTGGGGCTGGCGCTCTTCGCGGGCCTGCGCGACCTGGACATCCCCGAGCTGGTCGAGTGTCTTCAGCTGTACCGTCGCGCCTGGCGCGAGGCGGGCCACCCGGGACGGCCGAGCGTCTACCTCCGCATCCCCGTCTACGCGGGTCTCACGGAGTCGGGCGCGCTCGAGGAGCCGCGGGAGAGCATCACAGCCTTCTTCCGCCGCCAGGCCGACCTCATGAAGACCTCGGTCGGGCGGGCGGGCGCGGGCCCGGCGGACCGGCGCGCGGCCAAGGCGGAGCGGCTGGGGCAGCTGCCGTACGAGGAGATCCTTCGCACGCGCGTGGCATTTGGCACGGCCGCCCAGCTGATCGAGCGCCTGACCGAGCTCCGAGACGAGCTCGGCCTCGACGGCATCGTGGTCGAGCCGAACCCCGCCGGCCTGATCCCGACGGAATACGCCGCGCGGAGTCTCAGCATCGTAGCCCGCGACGTCATGCCCGCGTTCAAGTAA
- a CDS encoding class I SAM-dependent methyltransferase, producing MAAAIIVGLFVAYNLFHYALFLLVTHPKDASKLGHQLNEFEQRQLVEWTPRVDDFLKHDDENRTYDDVFRAYRDEQANYSTCVFPRAAFTYPYEAECALLKPRDGMRLLELGCGSGAAAYYLASRCNIEIVCVTNSSVQADICRRKFAKFGGRVRVILTDFDILDLPSESFDAIYALESIGYTKDLDAWLARCWRMLKPGGRLMIRSPGSLDHCRREEDYRSVTAFFDNWRYNFLGANLLVYKTRRLGFDPIRYRRLPFWAWGLTWNFIRHMLLWKYRLKMRTFVELEGIIWRTSKGFVFGNAYNTVLATKPAAACSSVLPRASPEREGR from the coding sequence TTGGCCGCGGCGATCATCGTCGGATTGTTCGTGGCGTACAACCTTTTTCATTACGCCCTTTTTCTCCTCGTCACGCATCCGAAGGACGCAAGCAAGCTCGGCCACCAGTTGAATGAATTCGAGCAGCGCCAACTAGTCGAGTGGACACCGCGGGTGGACGACTTTCTCAAGCACGACGACGAGAATCGCACATATGATGACGTGTTCCGCGCATATCGCGACGAGCAAGCGAATTACAGCACGTGTGTTTTTCCCCGTGCGGCATTCACGTATCCTTACGAAGCCGAGTGCGCTCTTCTGAAACCGAGGGACGGGATGCGGCTGTTGGAGCTCGGGTGCGGTTCGGGCGCGGCGGCCTACTACCTCGCCAGCCGGTGCAATATCGAAATCGTGTGCGTGACCAATTCCTCTGTGCAAGCGGACATCTGCCGGCGGAAATTTGCGAAGTTTGGCGGGCGCGTCCGCGTGATTCTCACCGACTTCGACATTCTCGATCTCCCGAGCGAGAGTTTTGACGCCATCTATGCGCTCGAATCGATCGGCTACACCAAGGACTTGGACGCTTGGCTGGCGCGGTGCTGGCGGATGCTCAAGCCGGGAGGACGCCTGATGATCCGCTCACCAGGGTCGCTGGATCATTGTCGCCGTGAGGAGGATTACCGGAGCGTCACTGCCTTCTTCGACAATTGGCGCTACAATTTTCTCGGCGCCAATCTTCTCGTCTACAAGACGCGCCGACTCGGCTTCGACCCGATCCGGTATCGGCGACTGCCGTTCTGGGCCTGGGGCCTCACCTGGAACTTCATTCGACACATGCTGTTGTGGAAGTACCGGCTCAAGATGCGCACATTCGTGGAATTGGAAGGGATCATTTGGCGCACATCGAAAGGGTTCGTCTTCGGCAACGCGTACAACACGGTGCTTGCCACGAAGCCCGCGGCAGCATGTTCCTCCGTGCTGCCTCGTGCATCCCCAGAACGGGAGGGTAGATAA
- a CDS encoding LLM class flavin-dependent oxidoreductase encodes MEPLGGTRAVGVTRKPAVSLAAAPGRRRATIEVAQRFEKEGFAGIYCPSYGDGLGLCEALALETKEIRFGTSIANIYSRHPHDYAHTAAFIHEISGGRFRFGIGVSHGPTLARLKVTAGKPLEDMRRFVTELGAGAKQAGALPPIVLATLRQKMVALAGEIAQGAVWANAARSHMAASLSHLPAALRSDPGFFVGNMLPTCIDNDKSAAAAVNRRTLISYVKLPNYQNYWIEAGFEDEMLAIRKAIAAGEEDRIPSLMSDRWLSQVTLYGSAAEVRDGIEAWYAAGVNTPIVVPSSTKGGQMVAIQELIDLYR; translated from the coding sequence GTGGAACCTCTGGGGGGGACGCGTGCCGTGGGCGTGACGCGCAAGCCCGCGGTCAGCCTGGCGGCCGCGCCGGGGCGGCGGCGCGCCACCATCGAGGTCGCCCAGCGCTTCGAGAAGGAGGGCTTCGCCGGCATCTACTGCCCGAGCTACGGCGACGGCCTGGGGCTCTGCGAGGCGCTGGCGCTCGAGACCAAGGAGATCCGGTTCGGGACGTCCATCGCCAACATCTACTCGCGCCACCCCCACGACTACGCGCACACGGCCGCGTTCATCCACGAAATCTCCGGGGGCCGCTTCCGCTTCGGAATCGGCGTCAGCCACGGCCCCACGCTCGCGCGGCTCAAGGTGACCGCGGGCAAGCCCCTCGAGGACATGCGCCGCTTCGTCACTGAGCTCGGCGCGGGCGCCAAGCAGGCGGGCGCGCTGCCTCCCATCGTGCTGGCGACGCTCAGGCAGAAGATGGTCGCCCTGGCCGGCGAGATCGCCCAGGGCGCGGTGTGGGCCAACGCGGCGCGCTCTCACATGGCCGCGTCGCTCAGCCACCTCCCGGCCGCCCTGCGCAGCGACCCCGGCTTCTTCGTCGGCAACATGCTACCGACCTGCATCGACAACGACAAGTCCGCGGCCGCGGCCGTCAACCGGCGCACGCTGATAAGCTACGTCAAGCTCCCCAACTACCAGAACTACTGGATCGAAGCCGGCTTCGAGGATGAGATGCTGGCGATCCGGAAGGCCATCGCCGCCGGCGAGGAGGACCGCATTCCCTCGCTCATGTCCGACCGCTGGCTCTCGCAGGTCACCCTCTACGGCAGCGCCGCGGAGGTCCGCGACGGCATCGAGGCCTGGTACGCGGCGGGCGTCAACACCCCGATCGTCGTGCCGTCCTCCACGAAGGGCGGCCAGATGGTCGCCATCCAGGAGCTCATCGACCTTTACCGCTGA